A stretch of Gasterosteus aculeatus chromosome 4, fGasAcu3.hap1.1, whole genome shotgun sequence DNA encodes these proteins:
- the spmip2 gene encoding protein SPMIP2 yields the protein MERSSEAAAGPPVGQRMLFTGPGGIGDYRPRSNYFPRSIGVGASSPEATGDLSYLCQAAPDAPPPTPKHGRVGEVGWGWQYNQLLNSGTLLSNMQIKRTEVRTALEDRVTQRFQGDQ from the exons ATGGAGCGTAGCAgtgaagcagctgcaggaccaccGGTTGGACAACGCATGCTTTTTACAG GCCCGGGTGGAATCGGAGACTACCGGCCCAGATCCAATTATTTCCCCCGCTCCATCGGAGTGGGCGCCTCGTCCCCCGAGGCCACAGGCGACCTCAGCTACCTGTGCCAAGCTGCACCCGACGCCCCTCCGCCCACGCCCAAGCACGGCCGCGTGGGGGAGGTGGGCTGGGGCTGGCAGTACAACCAGCTGCTGAACAGCGGGACGCTGCTCAGCAACATGCAAATTAAG AGGACTGAGGTGCGGACGGCGCTGGAGGACAGAGTGACTCAGCGGTTCCAGGGCGACCAGTAG